One genomic window of Limnothrix sp. FACHB-406 includes the following:
- the sppA gene encoding signal peptide peptidase SppA yields the protein MWPFKPNTRKQLARIEISGAIAGGTRQRVLKALKVVKERKYPGLLLRIDSPGGTVGDSQEIYSALKELGETTKIVASFGNISASGGVYIGMGAHQIVANPGTITGSIGVIIRGNNIESLLDKVGVSFKVIKSGPYKDILAFDRPMSDEERQILQSLIDSSYHQFVQTVAQSRNLPPETVRSFADGRIFTGEQAKELGLIDRLGTEEDARRWLADLTKLDPEKVAVQTIEERKPPLARLLNSDGRAQGPIGPWTGPQVDRALSTLDFELATNGVPLWLYRP from the coding sequence ATGTGGCCTTTCAAGCCCAATACTCGTAAACAACTCGCGCGCATTGAAATCTCCGGGGCGATCGCCGGGGGCACTCGTCAACGGGTGCTGAAGGCTCTGAAGGTGGTGAAAGAGCGCAAATATCCCGGTTTGCTGCTGCGAATCGATAGCCCTGGCGGTACGGTGGGAGATTCTCAGGAAATCTACAGCGCTCTGAAAGAATTGGGCGAAACCACCAAGATTGTGGCCAGTTTTGGCAATATTTCCGCGTCCGGTGGGGTCTACATCGGCATGGGGGCGCACCAGATTGTGGCGAACCCCGGCACTATCACCGGCAGCATCGGCGTAATTATCCGAGGCAACAACATTGAATCCTTGCTGGATAAGGTGGGGGTTTCCTTCAAGGTGATTAAGTCCGGGCCCTATAAGGACATCCTGGCGTTCGATCGCCCCATGAGCGACGAAGAACGCCAAATCCTGCAATCCCTGATTGACAGCAGCTATCACCAGTTTGTGCAGACCGTGGCCCAATCGCGAAATTTGCCGCCGGAAACGGTGCGCAGCTTTGCCGATGGGCGAATTTTTACCGGAGAGCAGGCGAAGGAATTGGGCTTAATTGATCGCCTGGGCACGGAAGAGGATGCCCGCCGCTGGTTGGCAGACTTGACCAAGCTGGATCCGGAGAAGGTGGCGGTGCAAACGATCGAGGAGCGCAAACCCCCCTTAGCCCGGTTGCTGAATTCCGATGGCCGGGCCCAGGGGCCGATCGGCCCTTGGACGGGGCCTCAGGTCGATCGGGCCCTCAGCACCCTGGACTTTGAGCTGGCCACGAACGGTGTTCCCCTCTGGCTCTATCGCCCCTAG